One Roseomonas sp. OT10 DNA window includes the following coding sequences:
- a CDS encoding aromatic ring-hydroxylating oxygenase subunit alpha, giving the protein MLQTQTPLLRRFWYPVMPVEKLADGPQPFRLLGQDLVIWQDGEGKLSALDDRCCHRTAKLSKGFYANGVLACGYHGWEFDTEGTVVRVPQRPVDRQGRTKMTVPSYRTANRYGYAWVALEEPLFAFPEFEEEGEGFRRIQEFYDVWNCASLRVMENSFDNAHFAFVHRATFGDQGHPEPAKLEIDEFEDGFLFRSEVPVKNPALQKELLKMDSDDTVRSMRARWYLPFLRKLRITYPNGIVHSIVTAATPIDDGSCQICQWVYRSDTEEEAPAAKIIEFDRQVTEEDRGILEATEFDVPLDQTGREMNMPSDKPGVMMRRQLLALLRQHEAQAPREAQAAE; this is encoded by the coding sequence ATGCTCCAGACCCAGACGCCGCTGCTCCGCCGCTTCTGGTACCCCGTCATGCCGGTCGAGAAGCTGGCTGACGGGCCGCAGCCCTTCCGCCTGCTCGGCCAGGATCTGGTGATCTGGCAGGACGGGGAGGGCAAGCTCTCCGCGCTCGACGACCGCTGCTGCCACCGCACCGCCAAGCTGTCCAAGGGCTTTTACGCGAACGGCGTGCTCGCCTGCGGATACCATGGCTGGGAGTTCGACACCGAGGGCACGGTGGTGCGCGTGCCGCAGCGTCCGGTGGACCGGCAGGGGCGCACGAAGATGACCGTGCCGTCCTACCGCACCGCGAACCGCTACGGCTATGCCTGGGTGGCGCTGGAGGAGCCGCTCTTCGCCTTCCCCGAGTTCGAGGAGGAGGGCGAGGGCTTCCGCCGCATCCAGGAATTTTACGACGTCTGGAACTGCGCCTCGCTGCGGGTGATGGAGAACTCCTTCGACAACGCGCATTTCGCCTTCGTCCATCGCGCGACCTTCGGCGACCAGGGCCATCCGGAGCCCGCCAAGCTGGAGATCGACGAGTTCGAGGACGGCTTCCTCTTCCGCTCCGAGGTGCCGGTGAAGAACCCGGCGCTCCAGAAGGAGCTGCTGAAGATGGACAGCGACGACACGGTGCGCAGCATGCGTGCGCGCTGGTACCTGCCCTTCCTGCGCAAGCTGCGGATCACCTACCCGAACGGCATCGTCCACAGCATCGTCACCGCCGCGACCCCGATCGACGACGGCAGTTGCCAGATCTGCCAGTGGGTCTACCGCTCCGACACGGAGGAGGAGGCGCCGGCGGCCAAGATCATCGAGTTCGACCGCCAGGTGACGGAGGAGGACCGCGGCATCCTGGAGGCGACGGAGTTCGACGTGCCGCTGGACCAGACGGGGCGCGAGATGAACATGCCCTCCGACAAGCCGGGGGTGATGATGCGCCGCCAGCTTCTCGCGCTGCTGCGGCAGCACGAGGCGCAGGCCCCCCGGGAGGCCCAGGCGGCGGAATAG
- a CDS encoding NAD(P)H-dependent oxidoreductase — protein MRVLYLYAHPLPDSFHAAIRDAALEGLGRAGHAVDLCDLYAEGFNPVLSPAERRDYHDLSLNRAPVAPYVERLERAEALVLSFPTWCFGLPAILKGFLDRVMIPGVSFDLVDGKARPALTNIRRIAGISTYGRPRLTAIAMGDPPRKVVTRYLRMITGGRARVRYHALYDMNRATPERCDAFLGRVRAAMARF, from the coding sequence ATGCGCGTCCTCTACCTCTACGCCCATCCGCTGCCGGACAGCTTCCACGCGGCCATCCGCGATGCGGCGCTGGAGGGGCTGGGGCGGGCGGGGCATGCGGTCGACCTCTGCGACCTGTATGCCGAGGGCTTCAACCCCGTGCTGAGCCCGGCCGAGCGGCGCGACTACCACGACCTGTCGCTCAACCGCGCCCCCGTCGCGCCCTATGTGGAGCGGCTGGAGCGGGCGGAGGCGCTGGTCCTCTCCTTCCCCACCTGGTGCTTCGGCCTGCCCGCCATCCTCAAGGGCTTCCTCGACCGGGTGATGATCCCCGGCGTGTCCTTCGACCTGGTGGACGGCAAGGCGCGGCCCGCCCTGACCAACATCCGCCGCATCGCCGGCATCTCCACCTATGGCCGGCCGCGGCTGACCGCCATCGCCATGGGCGACCCGCCGCGCAAGGTGGTCACGCGCTACCTGCGGATGATCACCGGCGGGCGGGCGCGGGTGCGGTACCACGCGCTGTACGACATGAACCGGGCCACCCCGGAACGCTGCGACGCCTTCCTGGGCCGCGTGCGCGCGGCCATGGCGAGGTTCTGA
- a CDS encoding creatininase family protein, whose amino-acid sequence MSLRTRFWAELRWPEFRDLPANTVAVLPVASIEQHGPHLPVSVDTTINQGVVARTLSLCPPELPVLVLPTQCVGVSVEHLRFPGTLTTTPETLLALVTDIGASVARAGVKRLVVVNSHGGNVATLDLACRRIRIQSGILALNAMWARMGKPDSLRDPVESKYGIHAGQSETALMLRLAKQDVDMGQARNFVSNWQRIENAFPALAPDKGAPLGWQAQDLNPAGAVGDASKATEELGEEVLQHAGTLMAGLWQQVAAFDVEAWLGNAPDAG is encoded by the coding sequence ATGTCCCTCCGCACCCGCTTCTGGGCCGAACTGCGCTGGCCCGAATTCCGCGACCTGCCCGCGAACACCGTAGCCGTCCTGCCGGTGGCGAGCATCGAGCAGCACGGGCCGCACCTCCCCGTCTCCGTGGACACGACGATCAACCAGGGAGTCGTGGCGCGCACCCTCTCGCTCTGCCCGCCGGAACTGCCGGTGCTGGTGCTGCCGACCCAGTGCGTCGGCGTCTCTGTCGAGCATCTGAGGTTCCCGGGCACGCTGACCACCACGCCGGAGACGCTGCTGGCCCTGGTGACGGATATCGGCGCCTCCGTGGCGCGCGCCGGGGTGAAGCGGCTGGTCGTCGTGAACAGCCATGGCGGCAACGTCGCGACGCTGGACCTCGCCTGCCGCCGCATCCGCATCCAGAGCGGCATCCTGGCGCTGAACGCCATGTGGGCGCGGATGGGCAAACCGGACTCGCTACGCGATCCGGTGGAGAGCAAGTACGGCATCCATGCCGGGCAGAGCGAGACGGCGCTGATGCTGCGCCTGGCGAAGCAGGACGTGGACATGGGACAGGCGCGCAACTTCGTCAGCAACTGGCAGCGGATCGAGAATGCCTTCCCCGCCCTGGCCCCGGACAAGGGCGCGCCGCTGGGCTGGCAGGCGCAGGACCTCAACCCGGCCGGCGCGGTGGGCGATGCCTCCAAGGCGACGGAGGAGCTGGGCGAGGAGGTCCTCCAGCATGCCGGCACGCTGATGGCCGGGCTGTGGCAGCAGGTCGCCGCCTTCGACGTCGAGGCCTGGCTGGGCAACGCGCCGGATGCCGGCTGA
- a CDS encoding cupin domain-containing protein codes for MMTQPFVAKSPAALEAFRISPGDTNYFACLYDPLADGVSFTLVVEIFEPGGATPPNSHAEAEEMFFVLAGQGVAVADGVEQPIGPGDSFVLRPGVEHVVRNPGPGKLYCLTLMAPNEGFAELIRRGTPVALGEDDIAVIRGRRG; via the coding sequence ATGATGACGCAGCCCTTCGTCGCGAAGAGTCCCGCCGCGCTGGAGGCCTTCCGCATCTCGCCCGGCGACACGAACTACTTCGCCTGCCTCTACGATCCGCTGGCCGACGGCGTCTCCTTCACCCTGGTGGTGGAGATCTTCGAGCCGGGCGGCGCCACGCCGCCCAATTCCCATGCCGAGGCGGAGGAGATGTTCTTCGTCCTGGCCGGCCAGGGCGTCGCCGTGGCGGATGGCGTGGAGCAGCCGATCGGGCCGGGCGATTCCTTCGTGCTGCGCCCCGGGGTGGAGCATGTCGTGCGCAACCCCGGGCCGGGCAAGCTCTACTGCCTGACGCTGATGGCGCCGAACGAGGGCTTCGCCGAGTTGATCCGGCGCGGCACCCCGGTGGCGCTGGGCGAGGACGACATCGCGGTGATCCGGGGCCGGCGCGGCTGA
- a CDS encoding ABC transporter substrate-binding protein codes for MRLRAALLATAALLPLALPGARPAAAQENLRIGLEGGPTSLDPHFASVITNYAFGRHYFQPLMEQDARQVLRPAIATEWKAVDDTTWEIVLRPGIRFHDGTPLTVDDIAFSLARAGDVPNSPSSLNTYTRQIRAVEAIDANRLRIRTSEPTPLLPNNLSMVMIVSKKHAEGASTADFNSGKAIVGTGPYRHVSWTPGGIAVMQRYDGFAGERPAFDRVEFRPIPNAGSRVAALQAGDVDLIEVVPTEQFEKFRADNRFAVAESPSNRLIFLQLDSYREESPFVRAKDGSAIPNPLRDRRVRLALSRAINREALVSRVMQGQALATNDLAPPGYFGASPELARPEPFDPEGAKKLLAEAGFPNGFAVQINGPNDRYPNDERVVQAIAQFWTRIGLAATVETKPRGTWLSEGAQYRYSVNLSGFSPNPEILGMLETQVHTQDREKGFGAQNRGRFSDVAIDLLIEKIRVTMDNAEREKLSQQATQAAIREQTSLIPLYFQVNTWAMRRGFTYEARTDEMTLATSAGRAR; via the coding sequence ATGCGCCTGCGCGCCGCCCTGCTTGCCACCGCCGCCCTGCTGCCCCTCGCCCTCCCCGGCGCCCGGCCGGCCGCGGCGCAGGAGAACCTGCGCATCGGGCTGGAGGGCGGGCCGACCAGCCTCGATCCTCATTTCGCCAGCGTCATCACCAACTACGCCTTCGGCCGCCACTACTTCCAGCCGCTGATGGAGCAGGATGCGAGGCAGGTGCTGCGCCCGGCCATCGCCACGGAATGGAAGGCGGTGGACGACACGACCTGGGAGATCGTGCTCCGCCCCGGCATCCGCTTCCACGACGGCACGCCGCTGACGGTGGACGACATCGCCTTCTCGCTGGCGCGGGCCGGCGACGTGCCGAACTCCCCCTCCTCGCTCAACACCTACACGCGCCAGATCCGCGCGGTGGAGGCGATCGACGCCAACCGGCTGCGCATCCGCACCAGCGAGCCCACACCGCTGCTGCCGAACAACCTCTCCATGGTGATGATCGTCTCCAAGAAGCACGCGGAGGGGGCGAGCACCGCCGACTTCAACTCCGGCAAGGCGATCGTCGGCACGGGGCCCTACCGCCACGTCTCCTGGACGCCCGGCGGCATCGCCGTGATGCAGCGCTACGACGGCTTCGCCGGCGAGCGCCCAGCCTTCGACCGGGTGGAGTTCCGCCCCATCCCCAATGCCGGCTCCCGCGTCGCGGCCTTGCAGGCGGGCGACGTGGACCTGATCGAGGTCGTCCCTACCGAGCAGTTCGAGAAGTTCCGCGCCGACAACCGCTTCGCCGTGGCGGAGAGCCCCTCCAACCGGCTCATCTTCCTCCAGCTCGACAGCTACCGCGAGGAATCCCCCTTCGTCCGGGCGAAGGACGGCTCGGCCATCCCCAACCCGCTGCGCGACCGCCGCGTGCGCCTTGCCCTGTCGCGGGCCATCAACCGCGAGGCGCTGGTCAGCCGCGTGATGCAGGGCCAGGCGCTGGCCACCAACGACCTCGCCCCCCCGGGCTATTTCGGCGCCTCGCCGGAGCTGGCGCGGCCGGAGCCCTTCGATCCCGAGGGCGCGAAGAAGCTGCTGGCCGAGGCGGGCTTCCCCAACGGCTTCGCGGTGCAGATCAACGGCCCCAACGACCGCTACCCCAATGACGAGCGCGTCGTGCAGGCGATCGCGCAGTTCTGGACGCGCATCGGCCTCGCCGCCACGGTGGAGACCAAGCCGCGCGGCACCTGGCTGAGCGAGGGCGCGCAGTACCGCTACTCGGTCAACCTCTCCGGCTTCTCGCCCAACCCGGAGATCCTGGGCATGCTGGAGACCCAGGTGCACACCCAGGACCGCGAGAAGGGCTTCGGCGCGCAGAACCGCGGCCGCTTCAGCGACGTGGCGATCGACCTGCTGATCGAGAAGATCCGCGTCACCATGGACAATGCCGAGCGCGAGAAGCTGAGCCAGCAGGCGACCCAGGCGGCGATCCGCGAGCAGACCTCGCTGATCCCGCTCTACTTCCAGGTCAACACCTGGGCGATGCGGCGCGGCTTCACCTACGAGGCGCGGACGGACGAGATGACGCTGGCCACCAGCGCGGGACGGGCGCGGTGA
- the crcB gene encoding fluoride efflux transporter CrcB has product MSFTTCLLVMLGGALGTLARYLVSILTLPISRDLPWGTILINVTGSFVIGLFGTLTLAQGRFPVSENLRLFVMIGLCGGYTTFSSFSLQTLDLLRGGAVGRAAINVVASAVLCIGAVALGHATAARLNGGAYQIAQTSVEEKG; this is encoded by the coding sequence ATGTCCTTCACCACCTGCCTGCTGGTCATGCTCGGTGGCGCGCTGGGCACCCTGGCGCGCTATCTCGTCTCGATCCTGACGCTGCCGATCAGCCGCGACCTGCCCTGGGGCACCATCCTGATCAACGTCACCGGATCCTTCGTCATCGGCCTGTTCGGCACGCTGACCCTGGCGCAGGGGCGCTTCCCCGTCTCCGAGAACCTCCGGCTCTTCGTCATGATCGGACTGTGCGGGGGGTACACGACCTTCTCCTCCTTCAGCCTCCAGACGCTGGACCTGCTGCGTGGCGGCGCGGTGGGGCGGGCCGCCATCAACGTGGTCGCCTCCGCCGTGCTGTGCATCGGCGCCGTGGCGCTGGGCCACGCGACCGCCGCGCGGCTCAACGGCGGGGCGTACCAGATCGCCCAGACCAGCGTGGAGGAGAAGGGGTAG
- a CDS encoding adenine deaminase: protein MSAPLGLEVRARAIRAARGLEPFDLLLTGGTVADVATGELRAADVGIVGGMIASLHPPGTRSDAAEVHDVAGCVLAPGFVDNHLHFESSFMAPADYASVVVPQGVTTTVWDPHELANVLGVPGVRWAVEAARGLPLRVLVAAPSCVPSAPGLELAGAEIGPAEMAEMLSWPEVAGVAEVMDMQGVLNGRPVMTGIVGAGMASGKNVNGHGRDLAGGDLQGYVAAGVTSDHEITSGEDLLAKLRAGLTVELRGSHDYVLPGAVAAINALPLFPATLVVCTDDIFPDELVAKGGLRDTLARLVRHGLDPMKALRMATLNSALRLKRDDIGLLAPGRAAEIVVLSDLPGFVVERVYVGGRLVARDGALLEPLPRDLSDAPRDTVKLPIQPVEAFRLRVKGIDNGNARLPVVGGARVVHWAEATVAVRDGVAELPAGHALIAILHRHGRRDPGPMVCLADGWGEPEGAIATTIAHDNHNLLVIGRDPTDMAAAANALIACGGGMAVAAGGEVTALMPLPIAGLLAETPPAETAAAFARVRAAADAVMQWQPPYRIFRGITGISLACNPGPHPTDLGISDGGTGALVDPAVPLAA, encoded by the coding sequence GTGAGCGCGCCGCTGGGACTGGAGGTACGCGCCCGCGCCATCCGGGCAGCACGGGGGCTGGAGCCCTTTGACCTGCTGCTGACCGGCGGCACCGTCGCGGACGTGGCGACGGGCGAGCTGCGCGCGGCGGATGTGGGCATCGTGGGCGGGATGATCGCCTCGCTGCATCCGCCGGGAACGCGGAGCGACGCGGCGGAGGTGCACGACGTCGCCGGCTGCGTGCTGGCGCCGGGCTTCGTGGACAACCACTTGCACTTCGAATCCTCCTTCATGGCGCCGGCGGACTACGCCAGCGTGGTCGTGCCGCAGGGCGTCACCACCACCGTCTGGGACCCGCACGAGCTGGCCAACGTGCTGGGGGTGCCGGGGGTGCGCTGGGCCGTGGAGGCCGCGCGCGGCCTGCCGCTGCGGGTGCTGGTGGCCGCGCCCTCCTGCGTGCCCTCCGCCCCGGGGCTGGAGTTGGCCGGCGCGGAGATCGGGCCGGCCGAGATGGCGGAGATGCTGTCCTGGCCGGAGGTCGCGGGGGTGGCCGAGGTGATGGACATGCAAGGCGTGCTGAACGGCCGCCCGGTGATGACGGGCATCGTCGGGGCCGGCATGGCATCGGGCAAGAACGTCAACGGCCACGGGCGCGACCTGGCGGGCGGCGACCTGCAGGGCTACGTCGCGGCGGGCGTGACCAGCGACCACGAGATCACCAGCGGCGAGGACCTTCTGGCCAAGCTGCGCGCCGGGCTGACGGTGGAGCTGCGCGGCAGCCACGACTACGTGCTGCCGGGCGCGGTGGCGGCGATCAACGCCCTGCCGCTCTTCCCTGCCACGCTGGTCGTCTGCACGGACGACATCTTCCCCGACGAGCTGGTGGCGAAGGGGGGGCTGCGCGACACGCTGGCGCGTCTGGTGCGCCACGGGCTCGACCCGATGAAGGCGCTGCGGATGGCGACGCTGAACTCGGCGCTGCGGCTGAAGCGGGACGATATCGGGCTGCTGGCGCCGGGACGCGCGGCGGAGATCGTCGTGCTGTCCGACCTGCCCGGCTTCGTGGTGGAGCGGGTCTATGTCGGCGGCCGGCTGGTGGCGCGGGACGGGGCGCTGCTCGAACCCCTGCCCCGCGACCTGTCCGATGCCCCGCGCGACACGGTGAAGCTGCCCATCCAGCCGGTGGAGGCCTTCCGCCTGCGGGTGAAGGGGATCGACAACGGCAATGCCCGCCTGCCCGTGGTCGGCGGCGCCCGCGTGGTCCATTGGGCCGAAGCCACGGTCGCCGTGCGCGACGGGGTGGCGGAGCTGCCCGCCGGCCATGCGCTGATCGCCATCCTGCACCGGCACGGGCGGCGCGATCCCGGGCCGATGGTCTGCCTGGCCGATGGCTGGGGCGAGCCGGAGGGCGCCATCGCCACCACCATCGCCCACGACAACCACAACCTGCTGGTGATCGGGCGCGACCCGACGGACATGGCGGCGGCGGCGAACGCGCTGATCGCCTGCGGCGGCGGCATGGCCGTGGCCGCGGGCGGCGAGGTCACCGCGCTGATGCCGCTGCCCATCGCCGGGCTGCTGGCCGAGACGCCGCCGGCAGAGACGGCGGCCGCCTTCGCCAGGGTGCGGGCGGCGGCGGATGCGGTGATGCAGTGGCAGCCGCCCTACCGCATCTTCCGCGGCATCACCGGCATCTCGCTGGCCTGCAACCCCGGGCCGCACCCGACCGACCTGGGCATCAGCGACGGCGGCACCGGGGCGCTGGTGGACCCGGCGGTGCCGCTGGCGGCGTGA
- a CDS encoding FAD-binding oxidoreductase yields the protein MSVAAAMADLPGIEWLTDPALVRQKSRDFFWYSPVLRRQLNRVTGEAVAVPKDEREVADLLAAAWRHDVPVTARGAGTGNYGQAMPLRGGIVLDLSAMDRVLWTKPHAVRVQPGARLIDLDAATRAAVGGELRFHPSTKRTATIGGFVAGGSSGIGSVTWGTLREAGNILGLRVLTCEAEPRALELRGPEIQQVNHAYGTNGIITELEMPLAPAAEWIDLAAAFPTLMQAARFADAFTRLDGVVKKLACVVGAPIPQDHFRNLGAAVPAGHSVALLMVAAPFLDDVLPLLAPFGGALLRQVPTEEAEVPLYEHSWNHTTLQVLKTDRSVTYLQTLCPAPDHLARIAALEARFGDEVPLHLEFVRLGGEVCAFALQLVRFSGEERLAEIIAGVEAEGCPVFDPHAFTLEAGGMKRVDEAQLRFKRMTDPKGLLNPGKMAAWDDPEWRPGRPQAIHLFETNLPAPAEEPG from the coding sequence GTGAGCGTCGCCGCCGCGATGGCCGACCTGCCGGGCATCGAGTGGCTGACCGATCCGGCGCTGGTGCGGCAGAAGTCGCGCGACTTCTTCTGGTACTCGCCCGTCCTCAGGCGCCAGCTCAACCGCGTGACGGGCGAGGCCGTCGCCGTCCCGAAGGACGAGCGCGAGGTGGCCGATCTCCTCGCCGCCGCCTGGCGCCACGACGTGCCCGTGACGGCGCGCGGCGCGGGGACGGGCAATTACGGCCAGGCCATGCCGCTGCGGGGCGGGATCGTGCTGGACCTCTCCGCCATGGACCGGGTGCTGTGGACGAAGCCGCATGCGGTGCGGGTGCAGCCGGGCGCGAGGCTGATCGACCTGGACGCCGCCACGCGCGCGGCGGTGGGGGGAGAGCTGCGCTTCCACCCCTCGACGAAGCGCACCGCCACCATCGGCGGCTTCGTCGCCGGCGGCTCCTCCGGGATCGGCTCCGTCACCTGGGGGACGCTGCGCGAGGCGGGGAACATCCTCGGCCTGCGGGTGCTGACCTGCGAGGCGGAACCGCGCGCGCTGGAGCTGCGCGGCCCGGAGATCCAGCAGGTCAACCATGCCTACGGCACCAACGGCATCATCACCGAGCTGGAGATGCCCCTCGCGCCCGCCGCCGAATGGATCGACCTGGCCGCGGCCTTCCCCACGCTGATGCAGGCAGCGCGCTTCGCCGACGCCTTCACCCGCCTCGACGGGGTGGTGAAGAAGCTGGCCTGCGTCGTCGGTGCGCCGATCCCGCAGGACCACTTCCGCAACCTGGGCGCGGCGGTCCCGGCCGGGCACAGCGTCGCGCTGCTCATGGTTGCGGCACCCTTCCTCGACGACGTGCTGCCGCTGCTCGCCCCCTTCGGCGGGGCGCTGTTGCGGCAGGTGCCCACGGAAGAGGCGGAGGTGCCTCTCTACGAGCATTCCTGGAACCACACGACGCTCCAGGTACTGAAGACGGACCGCTCCGTCACCTACCTCCAGACCCTCTGCCCCGCCCCGGACCACCTGGCGCGGATCGCCGCGCTGGAGGCGCGCTTCGGCGACGAGGTGCCGCTGCACCTGGAGTTCGTGCGGCTGGGCGGCGAGGTCTGCGCCTTCGCCCTCCAGCTCGTGCGCTTCTCCGGCGAGGAGCGGCTGGCCGAGATCATCGCGGGCGTGGAGGCGGAAGGCTGCCCCGTCTTCGACCCGCACGCCTTCACCCTGGAGGCGGGCGGGATGAAGCGGGTGGACGAGGCGCAGCTTCGCTTCAAGCGGATGACCGACCCGAAGGGGCTGCTGAACCCGGGCAAGATGGCCGCCTGGGACGACCCGGAGTGGCGACCCGGCCGACCGCAGGCGATCCATCTGTTCGAGACGAACCTGCCCGCCCCGGCCGAGGAACCCGGGTAG
- a CDS encoding NAD(P)H-dependent oxidoreductase, translated as MRVLLVFSHPRADSYSAALRDTVRGALQRAGHAVELRDLYAEGFQPALTAAERGRYHDIPGNLAGVEDHVAALREADALVLVYPTWWYGMPAMLKGWFDRVWAPGVAFHLGEGAIRPGLANIRRIAVVTTYGSPRWLLWWIGRPDRKVMARAIRRLLAPGCRMDWHALTDMDHRKPPDLRAFLRRVDAAFSRW; from the coding sequence ATGCGCGTCCTCCTCGTCTTCAGCCATCCGCGGGCCGACAGCTATTCGGCGGCGCTGCGGGACACGGTCCGTGGCGCCTTGCAACGGGCAGGCCATGCGGTGGAGCTGCGCGACCTCTACGCCGAGGGCTTCCAGCCGGCGCTCACGGCCGCGGAGCGCGGCCGCTACCACGACATCCCCGGAAACCTGGCCGGGGTGGAAGACCACGTCGCCGCCCTGCGCGAGGCCGATGCGCTGGTCCTGGTCTACCCCACCTGGTGGTACGGGATGCCGGCCATGCTGAAGGGCTGGTTCGACCGGGTCTGGGCACCGGGGGTGGCCTTCCACCTCGGCGAGGGGGCGATCCGGCCGGGGCTGGCCAATATCAGGCGGATCGCGGTGGTCACCACCTATGGCTCGCCACGCTGGCTGCTGTGGTGGATCGGCCGGCCGGACCGGAAGGTCATGGCGCGGGCGATCCGGCGCCTGCTCGCCCCGGGCTGCCGGATGGACTGGCACGCGCTGACCGACATGGACCACAGGAAGCCGCCCGACCTCCGCGCCTTCCTGCGCCGCGTCGATGCCGCGTTCTCCCGCTGGTAG
- a CDS encoding FAD-binding oxidoreductase — translation MPADAAAHDIAGLLAALPGIEASTDRALVRQKSRDFFWYSPILKAQLNAKSGEAVLRPRDEAEVLRILTEARARRIPVTARGGGTGNYGQCVPLAGGIVLDMTAMAAPLSLEGGVAEAEPGIKLIDLDLWARERGWELRLWPSTKRTATLGGFVGGGGAGVGGLAHGTMRERGNLHSVRVATMQDPPAVLDLAGDAAAPVNRTYGTTGILTRIRLPLTPAQDWRDVAIAFPDYPSAGRFALAFAHADGIPKKMGGIFDAILPPYFRALAPVVPEGHSLALVMVAPSALIALRELAADHGGRIVAEQDTVAAERDPDATPFYEYCWNHTTLQVLKQDKGVTYLQCRFPFEDPLRAMEAVRTRFAGEVWMHAECNRFGGRIALTALPVIRWKDEARLGEIMAAFEAEGIAIANPHTVTIEDGSAYRRVEGDQLGFKTMADPLGLLNPGKMRSFAP, via the coding sequence ATGCCGGCTGACGCCGCCGCGCACGACATCGCCGGCCTGCTCGCCGCCCTGCCGGGGATCGAGGCCAGCACCGACCGCGCCCTGGTCCGGCAGAAATCACGCGACTTCTTCTGGTACTCGCCGATCCTGAAGGCGCAGCTCAACGCGAAGTCGGGCGAGGCGGTGCTGCGCCCGCGCGACGAGGCGGAGGTGCTGCGCATCCTGACCGAGGCCCGCGCCCGTCGCATCCCCGTCACCGCCCGCGGCGGCGGCACCGGCAATTACGGCCAGTGCGTGCCGCTGGCGGGGGGCATCGTCCTCGACATGACGGCGATGGCGGCTCCCCTCTCGCTGGAGGGCGGGGTGGCGGAGGCGGAGCCGGGGATCAAGCTGATCGACCTCGACCTCTGGGCGCGGGAGCGGGGGTGGGAGCTGCGGCTCTGGCCCTCGACCAAGCGCACCGCGACGCTGGGCGGCTTCGTCGGCGGCGGCGGCGCAGGGGTCGGCGGCCTTGCGCATGGCACGATGCGCGAGCGCGGCAACCTGCACTCCGTCCGCGTCGCCACCATGCAGGACCCGCCGGCGGTGCTGGACCTGGCGGGCGACGCGGCGGCGCCGGTGAACCGGACCTACGGCACCACGGGAATCCTCACCCGCATCCGCCTGCCCCTGACGCCCGCGCAGGACTGGCGCGACGTGGCCATCGCCTTCCCCGACTATCCCTCGGCCGGGCGCTTCGCCCTCGCCTTCGCCCATGCCGACGGCATCCCGAAGAAGATGGGCGGCATCTTCGACGCCATCCTGCCGCCCTACTTCAGGGCGCTGGCGCCCGTGGTGCCGGAGGGGCACTCGCTCGCCCTGGTCATGGTCGCGCCTTCCGCCCTGATCGCGCTGCGCGAGCTGGCGGCGGATCACGGCGGCCGGATCGTGGCGGAGCAGGACACGGTGGCGGCGGAGCGCGACCCGGACGCCACGCCCTTCTACGAATACTGCTGGAACCACACGACGCTGCAGGTGCTGAAGCAGGACAAGGGCGTCACCTACCTGCAATGCCGCTTCCCCTTCGAGGACCCGCTGCGCGCCATGGAGGCGGTGCGGACGCGCTTCGCCGGGGAGGTCTGGATGCATGCCGAATGCAACCGCTTCGGCGGCCGCATCGCGCTCACCGCCCTCCCCGTGATCCGCTGGAAGGACGAGGCGCGGCTGGGCGAGATCATGGCGGCGTTCGAGGCGGAGGGCATCGCGATCGCCAACCCGCACACGGTCACCATCGAGGACGGCTCCGCCTATCGCCGGGTGGAGGGCGACCAGCTCGGCTTCAAGACGATGGCCGACCCGCTCGGGCTGCTGAACCCGGGCAAGATGCGGAGCTTCGCGCCGTGA